One window from the genome of Jeotgalibaca sp. MA1X17-3 encodes:
- a CDS encoding ABC transporter ATP-binding protein, whose protein sequence is MRNAAPKVVVKPKNFWGTLSRLLKYMSGKRWVLLLTVALSAVATILQVLTPRILGTATTTIYEGVKQGMQIGADGVNRFPVDFDRIGQILLLVITLYVINAVLSYSSQFIVVRVVQQTVYQMRQDFKNKMSRVPISYYDTHSNGDIMSRAINDVDNIARSLIQSVSQFIMSFVQFFGILVMMLIISWKLSLVALITIPLSALIVSQIAPRSQAYFKEQQKTLGLLNNQIEENYSGHAEILSFNQEERAIEEFSTQNEELYRVSWKAQVVSGILMPLMNMVKNLGYVFVAVIGGIEVASGRLPIGDVQAFLTYNNQFSEPMKQLSNILNTIQAIIASAERIFEMLDEDEMIQESSEIEPIETTDKVTFEHVRFGYNDQDDLMTDFNLSVKPGQMIAIVGPTGAGKSTLINLLERFYDVRGGSIKLNGVDTRDINRHELREHFAMVLQDTWLFNGTIYDNIKYGAPLDATKEDICQASKIAYADEFIRTLPEGYDTVLNEDASNISQGQRQLLTIARAFASKPEILILDEATSSVDTRTEILIQKAMEKLLSGRTSFVVAHRLSTIRDADNIVVMDNGDIVETGTHDELLAKKGFYADLYNSQFADVEAS, encoded by the coding sequence TCTTAGGAACTGCTACGACCACGATTTATGAAGGTGTAAAACAAGGGATGCAGATTGGTGCAGATGGAGTAAATCGTTTCCCAGTTGATTTTGATCGGATTGGTCAAATTTTATTGTTAGTGATTACACTTTATGTAATTAATGCTGTTTTGAGCTATTCTTCTCAATTTATTGTAGTACGAGTCGTTCAACAGACGGTCTATCAGATGAGACAGGACTTCAAAAATAAAATGTCCCGTGTACCTATTTCTTATTATGATACCCATAGTAATGGTGATATTATGAGTCGTGCAATTAATGATGTTGATAATATTGCTCGTTCTCTGATCCAGTCTGTTAGTCAATTTATCATGAGTTTTGTACAGTTTTTTGGAATCCTGGTTATGATGTTAATAATTAGTTGGAAACTTAGTTTAGTCGCATTAATTACGATTCCTTTGAGTGCCCTGATTGTTTCACAAATCGCACCACGGTCTCAAGCGTATTTTAAAGAGCAACAAAAAACATTGGGATTATTAAATAACCAAATAGAAGAAAATTACTCTGGTCATGCAGAAATTCTTAGTTTCAACCAAGAAGAGCGTGCGATTGAAGAGTTTAGTACTCAAAATGAAGAACTTTATCGAGTTTCTTGGAAAGCTCAAGTAGTTTCAGGAATATTAATGCCATTGATGAATATGGTGAAGAATTTAGGTTATGTATTTGTTGCTGTTATCGGTGGAATTGAAGTAGCTTCAGGCAGATTACCTATAGGGGATGTACAAGCATTTCTTACTTATAACAATCAGTTTTCAGAACCAATGAAGCAATTGTCTAATATCTTAAATACGATACAAGCAATCATCGCTTCAGCAGAGCGTATTTTTGAAATGTTAGATGAAGACGAAATGATACAAGAATCTTCAGAAATAGAGCCAATTGAAACAACTGATAAAGTTACATTTGAGCATGTACGTTTTGGATACAATGATCAAGATGACTTGATGACTGATTTCAACCTCTCCGTCAAACCAGGTCAAATGATTGCAATTGTTGGACCTACAGGAGCAGGGAAATCTACACTCATTAATCTTTTGGAACGTTTTTATGATGTTAGAGGTGGAAGTATCAAGCTTAATGGTGTAGATACTAGAGACATCAACAGACATGAATTACGAGAACATTTTGCGATGGTGTTACAAGATACTTGGCTCTTTAATGGAACCATCTATGATAATATAAAATATGGTGCCCCATTGGATGCAACCAAAGAGGATATTTGTCAAGCCTCTAAGATTGCTTATGCAGATGAATTTATTCGTACTTTGCCAGAAGGGTATGACACGGTACTGAATGAGGATGCTAGCAATATTTCTCAAGGTCAGCGTCAACTATTGACGATTGCAAGAGCATTTGCTAGTAAACCAGAAATTTTAATTTTAGATGAAGCAACTTCTAGTGTAGACACACGGACCGAAATTTTAATTCAAAAAGCAATGGAGAAATTGCTTTCTGGAAGAACCAGTTTCGTTGTTGCTCACCGTTTATCCACCATCCGTGATGCAGATAATATTGTAGTAATGGATAATGGTGATATCGTAGAAACAGGTACCCACGATGAACTCCTAGCCAAAAAAGGTTTCTATGCAGACTTATATAACAGTCAGTTTGCAGATGTGGAAGCTTCTTAA
- a CDS encoding GntR family transcriptional regulator, translating into MRSCYPKRILPSVRVLAGDLGVNMHTVNKAYNLLTEEGILTKNQRGYSLQPMGLRIQTEESKKQMKERLKELMIDAFVYGLSEEDMKNWQIEMMDELKKEEE; encoded by the coding sequence ATGAGGAGTTGCTACCCGAAGAGAATTTTACCGAGTGTCCGTGTTTTAGCAGGTGATTTAGGAGTCAACATGCATACGGTTAATAAAGCTTACAATCTCTTAACAGAAGAAGGGATTTTAACAAAAAATCAAAGAGGGTATTCTCTTCAACCTATGGGCTTAAGAATTCAAACGGAGGAATCAAAAAAACAAATGAAAGAACGCTTGAAAGAATTAATGATTGATGCCTTTGTTTATGGTCTTTCTGAAGAAGACATGAAAAACTGGCAAATAGAAATGATGGATGAATTAAAAAAGGAGGAAGAATAA
- a CDS encoding DUF1648 domain-containing protein translates to MWTFVLLMFFVFLTIGITTGIIPLFSRHATPFSVSLPVDYLQKQFVEIRKKRYAVWNILMSILLGVPLFIAPYIDTELNQELFTSIYTVTGTIFLIVFSFVLYLKYRHDLLEWKKMIPREAFEESKKIVVDSQYHQKLDTRGNFSIFIWQLSIIVLTVILTYAFYEQIPQEIPIHWNTSMQVDRWIEKSPWSVLMLPTMQVLLIPVFNFSHYAFIQSKQKLSPLKPVVSAKKSRLFRKAWSNFLWMTAILTQIFFSFLNIFSLFMKESPF, encoded by the coding sequence ATGTGGACCTTTGTACTTTTGATGTTTTTTGTCTTTTTGACGATTGGAATAACGACTGGAATTATACCTTTATTTAGTAGACATGCTACTCCTTTTAGTGTGTCCCTTCCAGTAGACTACCTTCAAAAACAATTTGTAGAAATCAGGAAAAAACGATATGCCGTTTGGAATATTCTAATGAGCATTTTGTTAGGAGTGCCTCTTTTTATTGCTCCTTATATTGATACCGAACTAAATCAAGAACTTTTCACTAGTATTTATACAGTAACTGGAACGATTTTTTTAATAGTTTTTTCTTTTGTACTATACTTAAAATATCGGCATGATCTTCTAGAGTGGAAAAAAATGATACCAAGAGAAGCTTTTGAAGAGTCAAAGAAAATAGTTGTAGACAGTCAATATCACCAAAAATTAGATACACGTGGAAATTTTTCTATTTTCATTTGGCAATTATCTATTATTGTTCTCACGGTTATTTTGACCTATGCATTCTACGAGCAAATTCCTCAAGAGATTCCTATTCATTGGAATACTTCTATGCAAGTAGATCGATGGATTGAAAAAAGTCCGTGGAGTGTGTTAATGTTACCAACTATGCAAGTATTATTAATTCCCGTTTTTAATTTCAGTCATTATGCTTTTATTCAATCAAAACAAAAACTATCTCCTTTAAAACCAGTTGTATCTGCGAAAAAAAGTAGGCTATTTAGAAAAGCTTGGTCTAATTTTTTATGGATGACTGCTATTTTGACTCAAATATTTTTCTCTTTCCTAAATATATTTTCTTTGTTTATGAAGGAAAGTCCCTTTTAG
- a CDS encoding type 1 glutamine amidotransferase, producing the protein MKLKICHLYGNLLNTYGDNGNLLMLQYCARQKGIEVETEIVSLHEPFDPNAYDLVFFGGGQDYEQFIVSKDIQDKADSLKQYIENNGVFLAICGGFQLLGHYYMDAAGNRIEGIGALDHYTLNQENKRFTGDITIDDKETGEIYTGFENHNGRTFLGENVEPLGIVRVGNGNNNEDDTEGARYKNVFCSYLHGPLLVRNISLADRMIDLAIKTQQQKNTKS; encoded by the coding sequence TTGAAGCTAAAAATATGTCACTTATATGGCAACCTCTTAAATACATATGGGGATAATGGCAACCTCTTAATGCTTCAATATTGTGCCCGCCAAAAAGGTATTGAAGTCGAAACAGAAATTGTTAGTCTCCATGAACCTTTTGATCCAAATGCCTATGATCTCGTTTTTTTTGGTGGTGGACAGGATTATGAACAATTCATTGTTTCAAAAGATATCCAAGATAAAGCAGATTCATTAAAGCAGTATATTGAAAATAATGGTGTTTTCCTTGCTATCTGTGGTGGTTTTCAATTGTTAGGACATTACTATATGGATGCAGCGGGGAATCGGATTGAAGGAATTGGTGCACTCGATCATTACACATTAAACCAAGAAAATAAGCGATTTACTGGTGATATCACGATTGATGATAAAGAAACAGGTGAAATATACACTGGTTTTGAAAATCATAATGGTCGCACTTTTTTAGGTGAAAACGTTGAACCTCTTGGTATTGTACGAGTAGGAAATGGAAACAACAACGAAGACGACACAGAAGGTGCTCGGTATAAAAATGTTTTCTGTTCTTATTTACATGGGCCTTTACTTGTTCGTAATATTTCATTGGCAGACCGCATGATAGACTTGGCAATAAAAACTCAACAACAAAAGAATACAAAATCATAA
- a CDS encoding Mur ligase family protein, which translates to MSIRGTVALIVGKGSQWALRTFTKGGTSLPGKLAAKIDPAVLSQLSKNYEVVIITGTNGKTLTTSLTYHVLSQRFQNILTNPTGANMVQGIISAFLENSGKKHGNKKLAVLEVDEASLIYVTKYIKPKIIVNTNVFRDQMDRFGEIYTIYQKMLEGAALAPDAIVLANGDSPIFHSKEMVNPQLYFGFNHQEDGETMAHYNTDGVLCPTCQHILHYKFNTYANLGKYYCPNCDFHRPELKYAVTSVDHLDYQSSSFEIDGHPFKINVAGLYNVYNALAAYSVAREFGLTTDDIQAGFSAAQQKFGRQETIQIGEKKIILNLIKNPVGLNQIISLLDYEKDPFSLAVILNDRPADGTDVSWIWDGEFERLTEFEIPSVFVGGIRKDELYLRLKVAGIEEDKLKTTDSLSILIDSLQDAPTDKIYIMATYTAVLNIRKLLAEKGYLAERMK; encoded by the coding sequence TTGAGCATTCGCGGAACAGTCGCCCTTATAGTAGGAAAAGGATCGCAATGGGCATTACGGACCTTTACAAAAGGTGGAACCAGTTTACCTGGAAAGTTGGCAGCTAAAATTGATCCTGCTGTATTGTCTCAACTTTCTAAAAATTATGAAGTAGTGATTATAACGGGTACAAATGGAAAAACGTTAACTACTTCCCTTACCTATCATGTTTTAAGTCAACGTTTTCAAAATATCTTAACGAATCCAACTGGAGCAAACATGGTACAAGGAATTATTTCTGCTTTTTTAGAAAATAGTGGAAAGAAACATGGAAATAAAAAATTAGCAGTTTTAGAAGTTGATGAAGCGAGTCTCATTTATGTGACAAAATACATTAAGCCAAAAATTATTGTTAATACAAATGTATTCCGCGATCAAATGGATCGTTTTGGAGAAATTTATACCATTTACCAAAAAATGTTAGAGGGAGCTGCTTTAGCTCCAGATGCTATTGTATTAGCAAATGGAGATAGTCCGATTTTCCATTCAAAAGAAATGGTAAATCCACAACTTTATTTTGGATTTAACCATCAAGAAGATGGGGAAACAATGGCTCATTATAATACGGATGGAGTTCTTTGTCCTACTTGTCAACATATTCTTCATTATAAATTTAATACCTATGCAAACTTAGGAAAATATTATTGTCCAAATTGTGACTTCCATCGTCCGGAATTAAAATATGCCGTAACATCTGTTGATCATTTGGACTATCAATCTTCTTCTTTCGAAATAGATGGACACCCCTTTAAAATTAATGTAGCCGGCTTATATAATGTTTATAATGCATTAGCAGCCTACTCTGTTGCGCGTGAATTTGGTTTAACAACTGATGATATTCAAGCTGGCTTTTCGGCTGCTCAACAAAAATTTGGTCGCCAAGAAACTATTCAAATTGGTGAAAAGAAGATTATTCTGAATCTTATCAAAAACCCAGTGGGACTCAATCAAATTATTTCCCTATTGGATTACGAAAAGGATCCTTTTTCCCTTGCTGTTATCTTAAATGACCGCCCCGCAGATGGAACGGATGTTAGTTGGATTTGGGATGGTGAATTTGAACGCCTTACTGAATTTGAAATTCCTTCCGTGTTTGTTGGTGGAATAAGAAAAGATGAATTATATTTACGTTTAAAAGTAGCCGGTATTGAGGAAGACAAGTTAAAAACAACTGACTCCTTATCTATTTTAATAGATTCTCTTCAAGATGCGCCTACTGATAAAATTTATATCATGGCTACTTATACAGCTGTATTAAATATACGCAAATTGCTAGCTGAAAAAGGCTATCTTGCTGAAAGGATGAAATAA
- a CDS encoding thymidine kinase produces MAQLFFKYGAMNSGKTIEILKVAHNYEEQNKPVLIFTSAVDNRDEVGYVTSRIGLRREAIPVFDDTDLWQAVKNAKEKPYCILLDEAQFLNKSHVLQLAKVVDDLSIPVMAFGLKNDFTNELFEGSKYLLLYADKIEELKTICWYCHKKATMNMRILNGKPVYEGEQIQIGGNEAYIPVCRKHYFSPVLQDPIHK; encoded by the coding sequence ATGGCTCAATTATTTTTTAAATATGGTGCGATGAACAGTGGGAAAACAATTGAGATATTAAAGGTAGCCCACAATTATGAAGAACAAAATAAACCGGTACTAATTTTTACTAGCGCCGTGGATAATCGAGATGAAGTTGGATATGTTACTAGTCGAATTGGACTTAGACGAGAAGCCATTCCAGTTTTTGATGATACAGATTTATGGCAAGCAGTTAAAAATGCAAAAGAGAAACCGTATTGCATTCTATTGGATGAAGCACAATTTCTCAACAAATCTCATGTCCTTCAATTAGCGAAGGTAGTCGATGATTTGAGCATTCCTGTAATGGCGTTTGGATTGAAGAATGATTTTACAAATGAATTGTTTGAAGGATCAAAATACTTGCTCCTTTATGCAGATAAAATAGAAGAATTAAAAACGATTTGTTGGTATTGTCACAAAAAAGCTACGATGAATATGCGGATTCTAAATGGCAAACCAGTTTATGAAGGAGAACAGATTCAAATAGGCGGAAATGAAGCCTATATTCCTGTTTGCAGAAAGCACTATTTTTCTCCAGTTCTGCAAGATCCGATTCATAAATAA
- the prfA gene encoding peptide chain release factor 1 yields the protein MFDQLDAFIIRYEELTELLSDPEVIEDTNRLMELTKEESELRGKVAVFRKYKNIEKEMEETLELLSENLDDEMASLAKEELTSLKNEKEQMQETIKVMLLPEDPNDGKNIIMEIRGAAGGDEAALFAGDLFEMYTKYAENQGWKVEVMDAHITGIGGYKEITLMITGQSVFSKLKYESGAHRVQRVPETESQGRVHTSTSTVVVLPEMEEVEIDIDEKDIRVDIYHASGAGGQHVNKTASAVRLTHLPTGIAIAMQDERSQIKNREKAMKILRARVYDKISSDAQSEYDADRKSAVGTGDRSERIRTYNFPQNRVTDHRIGLTIQKLDQILSGKLNEIIDSLIIADQTKKLEKINNGTN from the coding sequence ATGTTTGATCAACTAGATGCTTTCATTATCCGCTACGAAGAGCTTACAGAATTGTTAAGTGATCCAGAGGTTATTGAAGATACAAATCGCCTAATGGAACTTACTAAAGAAGAGTCAGAACTTCGAGGTAAAGTAGCGGTTTTTAGAAAATATAAAAATATAGAAAAAGAAATGGAAGAGACACTTGAATTGCTTTCTGAAAACTTAGACGATGAAATGGCTTCTTTAGCAAAAGAAGAGCTTACTTCGTTGAAGAACGAAAAAGAGCAAATGCAAGAAACTATCAAAGTCATGCTTCTTCCCGAAGATCCAAATGATGGTAAGAATATTATTATGGAAATCCGTGGAGCTGCTGGTGGAGACGAAGCAGCCTTATTTGCTGGAGATCTATTTGAAATGTATACCAAGTATGCAGAAAATCAAGGTTGGAAAGTAGAAGTAATGGATGCTCACATCACTGGGATCGGTGGCTATAAAGAAATTACTTTGATGATTACGGGTCAGAGTGTTTTCTCTAAATTAAAATATGAGAGTGGAGCTCATCGAGTACAACGTGTTCCAGAAACGGAATCACAGGGGCGAGTTCATACATCTACATCCACTGTGGTTGTTTTACCAGAGATGGAAGAAGTTGAAATTGATATCGATGAGAAAGATATCCGGGTAGATATTTACCATGCAAGTGGAGCGGGAGGACAGCACGTTAACAAAACAGCTTCAGCCGTTCGTTTAACTCACCTTCCAACCGGAATAGCAATAGCGATGCAGGACGAACGTTCTCAAATTAAAAACCGTGAGAAAGCAATGAAAATACTACGTGCACGAGTCTATGATAAAATTTCATCTGATGCACAATCCGAATATGATGCAGATCGTAAGTCCGCAGTCGGAACGGGAGATCGATCGGAACGAATTCGAACTTATAATTTCCCGCAAAATAGAGTAACTGATCATCGCATTGGCTTGACGATTCAAAAACTTGATCAAATTTTAAGTGGTAAATTAAATGAAATCATTGATTCACTAATTATTGCAGACCAAACAAAGAAGTTGGAGAAAATAAATAATGGGACTAACTAG
- the prmC gene encoding peptide chain release factor N(5)-glutamine methyltransferase, with translation MGLTSTKTYQNVIQQGVLYLEKHQKQSFLAERLIMDRMDWNRTDLLLHLKKKMSEPAYLQYLKDLNELIEGKPLQYIVGKEWFYDLPLKVTSDTLIPRPETEELVHEALKQLKGKENLNVLDIGTGSGAIAIAMKANRPNDEVTATDISEKALQVAEENALTHHVDIRFLQGDLLEPVSLEMFDCILSNPPYISHDEEYLMDESVLKYEPHSALFADHEGLSIYEKLAYELPFYLKTDGCLFMEIGFQQGERLSTLYKRAFPDKEVSILQDSNGQDRILMVL, from the coding sequence ATGGGACTAACTAGTACAAAAACCTATCAGAATGTGATTCAACAAGGGGTTCTGTATCTGGAAAAGCATCAAAAACAATCTTTTTTAGCAGAGAGACTAATTATGGATCGAATGGATTGGAATCGTACTGACTTACTTCTTCATTTAAAAAAGAAAATGTCAGAACCTGCTTATTTACAATATTTGAAAGATTTAAATGAATTAATAGAAGGTAAACCTTTGCAATATATTGTTGGGAAAGAGTGGTTCTATGATCTTCCCTTAAAAGTTACTTCAGATACATTGATCCCTCGTCCGGAAACGGAAGAATTAGTTCATGAAGCATTGAAACAATTAAAAGGAAAAGAAAATTTGAATGTGTTAGATATCGGTACCGGTTCAGGAGCAATTGCGATTGCCATGAAAGCTAATCGTCCGAACGACGAAGTGACAGCAACAGATATTTCTGAGAAAGCATTACAGGTTGCAGAAGAAAATGCGCTCACTCATCATGTCGACATCCGTTTTTTACAAGGAGACTTACTGGAACCTGTTTCCTTAGAAATGTTTGATTGTATTTTAAGTAATCCCCCTTATATTAGTCATGACGAAGAGTATTTGATGGATGAATCCGTACTAAAATACGAACCTCATTCAGCTTTATTTGCAGACCATGAAGGATTAAGTATCTATGAAAAGTTAGCTTATGAACTTCCTTTCTATCTGAAAACAGATGGGTGCTTGTTTATGGAGATTGGTTTTCAACAAGGGGAACGGTTATCTACATTATACAAACGTGCTTTTCCTGACAAAGAAGTATCAATCTTACAAGATAGTAACGGGCAGGATCGAATCTTAATGGTTCTATAG
- a CDS encoding Sua5 family C-terminal domain-containing protein, which produces MRPGAITAEEIEGVLRRKVRSGGDPNNNEAPIAPGMKYTHYSPKQPVYIMNGEKQDWLHFIEKLRLKNQSFGILASDEMIEMLQEIAIKQKEWIFSLGKKETPQQASQRFYSGLRYFDDKDIDYILVEAYPKKGIGEAFMNRLEKASSGSYPTGLTTPL; this is translated from the coding sequence TTGCGTCCTGGAGCCATAACAGCAGAAGAAATTGAAGGTGTTCTCCGCAGGAAAGTTCGTTCGGGAGGAGATCCCAATAATAATGAAGCCCCTATTGCTCCTGGTATGAAGTATACTCACTACTCTCCTAAACAACCTGTATATATTATGAATGGAGAAAAACAAGATTGGCTTCATTTTATTGAAAAACTCCGATTAAAAAATCAAAGTTTTGGAATTCTTGCGTCAGATGAAATGATTGAAATGCTTCAAGAGATAGCTATCAAACAAAAGGAATGGATTTTTTCTTTAGGGAAAAAAGAAACTCCACAACAGGCGTCTCAACGCTTTTATTCGGGATTACGCTATTTTGACGATAAAGATATCGATTATATTTTAGTAGAAGCCTATCCTAAAAAAGGGATAGGGGAAGCGTTCATGAATCGATTGGAAAAAGCTTCTTCAGGAAGTTATCCAACGGGATTAACTACTCCCCTGTAA
- the glyA gene encoding serine hydroxymethyltransferase — translation MDTEIFKLIIKEKERQEQGIELIASENFVSTEVLEAQGSILTNKYAEGYPGRRYYGGCEFVDIIENLAISRLKELFGAEYANVQPHSGSQANMAAYRALVDQDSKILGMDLNHGGHLTHGSKVNFSGQSYHFVSYGVDPETEMIDYTEVRKIALEEKPDLIVAGASAYARQIDFKKFREIADEVGALFMVDMAHIAGLCATGYHQNPVEYADVVTSTTHKTMRGPRGGVILAKQKFAKKLNSAVFPGIQGGPLEHVIAAKAVSFHEALQPSFHDYIGHVVENAKAMEEVFHDSKFRIIGGGTDNHLLLLDVSGYGVNGKELETLLDEVGITVNKNSIPFDKLPPSKTSGIRVGTPAITTRGFGIEESKKVAELIIRTAEAKNQSEKIEEIQKEVQILTSEFPLYIN, via the coding sequence ATGGATACAGAAATTTTTAAATTAATTATCAAAGAAAAAGAAAGACAAGAACAAGGAATCGAGTTAATAGCTTCTGAAAACTTTGTTTCTACAGAAGTATTAGAAGCACAAGGTAGTATTTTGACAAATAAATACGCAGAAGGTTATCCAGGTCGCCGCTACTATGGTGGATGTGAATTTGTTGACATCATAGAAAACTTAGCGATTTCTCGTTTGAAAGAATTATTTGGTGCAGAATATGCTAACGTTCAACCCCATTCAGGAAGTCAAGCGAACATGGCCGCGTACCGAGCGCTAGTTGACCAAGATAGTAAAATATTAGGAATGGATTTGAATCATGGTGGACATCTAACTCACGGTTCAAAAGTAAATTTTAGCGGACAAAGTTATCATTTTGTAAGTTATGGTGTTGATCCAGAAACAGAAATGATTGATTATACGGAAGTAAGAAAAATTGCTTTGGAAGAAAAGCCTGATTTAATTGTTGCCGGTGCAAGTGCCTATGCACGTCAGATTGATTTCAAAAAATTCAGAGAAATTGCTGATGAAGTTGGAGCATTGTTCATGGTAGATATGGCTCATATTGCCGGTTTATGTGCGACTGGTTACCATCAAAATCCAGTTGAGTACGCAGATGTTGTTACATCAACTACTCATAAAACAATGCGTGGTCCTCGTGGTGGAGTTATACTTGCCAAACAAAAATTTGCTAAAAAATTAAATAGCGCTGTTTTCCCTGGTATTCAAGGCGGACCTTTAGAACATGTCATTGCAGCTAAAGCTGTATCATTCCATGAAGCTTTACAACCATCATTCCATGATTATATTGGGCATGTAGTTGAGAATGCTAAAGCAATGGAAGAAGTATTCCATGATTCAAAATTCCGAATAATCGGTGGGGGAACAGATAATCATTTACTTCTGCTAGATGTATCTGGATATGGAGTAAATGGAAAAGAATTAGAGACATTATTAGATGAAGTAGGAATTACTGTAAATAAAAATTCCATACCATTTGACAAATTGCCTCCAAGTAAAACAAGTGGAATTCGTGTGGGAACACCTGCTATTACAACTAGAGGGTTTGGTATAGAAGAATCTAAAAAAGTTGCAGAATTGATCATTCGGACAGCGGAAGCAAAAAATCAATCTGAAAAAATTGAGGAAATTCAAAAAGAGGTTCAAATACTAACGAGTGAGTTTCCTTTGTATATAAACTAA
- the atpB gene encoding F0F1 ATP synthase subunit A, translating to MEHETKVLEFMGIGFSANILISVAATVLLVFLFCFWATRNLSIRPGKAQSVMEYLMDFVKNIIQNSMDWKKGEQFHLLGFTLFLFIWVSNVLGLALILNIDGFSYWKSPTASPVVALALALMVILLTHYFGVKEQGFKDYFLNSYIRPVWPLMPIKILEEFTNTLTLALRLYGNIYAGEILLGLIASLANSRGALTWVVGLPLQIVWQGFSIFIGSIQAFVFTTLTMVYLAHKIEAE from the coding sequence TTGGAACATGAAACGAAAGTTCTAGAGTTCATGGGGATTGGTTTTAGCGCAAATATTCTCATCAGTGTGGCAGCGACCGTACTGTTGGTTTTTTTATTTTGTTTTTGGGCAACCCGGAATTTGTCGATTCGACCAGGGAAAGCACAGTCAGTGATGGAGTATCTAATGGATTTTGTGAAAAACATCATTCAGAATTCAATGGATTGGAAAAAAGGAGAACAATTTCATCTTCTCGGTTTTACACTTTTTCTTTTCATTTGGGTATCTAACGTTTTGGGACTTGCATTAATTTTGAATATTGATGGTTTCTCTTATTGGAAAAGCCCGACTGCCAGCCCAGTTGTTGCCTTAGCTTTAGCATTAATGGTTATTTTACTAACACATTACTTTGGTGTTAAGGAACAAGGATTTAAAGACTATTTTTTGAATAGCTATATTCGACCGGTATGGCCATTGATGCCTATCAAAATTTTAGAAGAATTTACAAATACTTTAACATTGGCACTCCGTCTTTACGGGAATATTTACGCTGGAGAAATACTACTGGGGTTAATTGCCTCATTAGCTAACTCAAGAGGAGCACTTACTTGGGTTGTTGGACTTCCTTTACAGATAGTATGGCAAGGCTTCTCCATATTCATTGGATCGATTCAAGCCTTCGTATTTACGACCCTGACAATGGTGTACTTGGCTCATAAAATCGAAGCGGAATAA